One genomic region from Equus asinus isolate D_3611 breed Donkey chromosome 10, EquAss-T2T_v2, whole genome shotgun sequence encodes:
- the ZBTB34 gene encoding zinc finger and BTB domain-containing protein 34 isoform X1, giving the protein MENLMEESNSRVRFMSVEMDSSSFIQFDVPEYSSTVLSQLNELRLQGKLCDIIVHIQGQPFRAHKAVLAASSPYFRDHSALSTMSGLSISVIKNPNVFEQLLSFCYTGRMSLQLKDVVSFLTAASFLQMQCVIDKCTQILESIHSKISVGDVDSVTVGAEETPESRNGVKDSSFFANPVEISPPYCSQVRQPTTSGDLRMETTSSKALRSRLQEEGHSDRGSSGSVSEYEIQIEGDHEQGDLLVRESQITEVKVKMEKSDRPSCSDSSSLGDDGYHTEMVDGEQVVAVNVGSYGSVLQHAYSYSQAASRPSSVSEAFGSLSNSSPSRSMLSCFRGGRARQKRALSVHLHSDLQGLVQGSDSEALMNNPGYESSPRERSARGHWYPYNERLICIYCGKSFNQKGSLDRHMRLHMGITPFVCKFCGKKYTRKDQLEYHIRGHTDDKPFRCEICGKCFPFQGTLNQHLRKNHPGVAEVRSRMESPERTDVYVEQKLENDASASEMALDSRMEIHTVSDAPD; this is encoded by the exons ATGGAAAACCTCATGGAAGAAAGCAATTCAAG AGTACGCTTCATGTCAGTAGAAATGGACAGCAGCAGTTTTATTCAGTTTGATGTGCCCGAGTACAGCAGCACTGTTCTGAGCCAGCTAAACGAACTCCGCCTGCAAGGGAAACTATGTGACATCATTGTCCACATTCAGGGTCAGCCATTCCGAGCCCACAAAGCGGTCCTCGCTGCCAGCTCCCCGTATTTCCGGGACCATTCAGCATTAAGTACCATGAGTGGCTTGTCAATATCAGTGATTAAAAATCCCAATGTGTTTGAACAGTTGCTTTCATTTTGTTACACTGGAAGAATGTCCTTGCAGTTGAAGGATGTTGTCAGTTTTCTGACTGCAGCTAGCTTTCTTCAGATGCAGTGTGTCATTGACAAGTGCACGCAGATCCTCGAGAGCATACATTCGAAAATCAGTGTTGGAGATGTTGACTCTGTTACCGTCGGTGCTGAAGAGACTCCAGAGAGTCGTAATGGAGTTAAAGACAGCAGCTTCTTTGCCAACCCAGTTGAGATTTCCCCTCCATATTGCTCTCAGGTACGGCAGCCTACCACAAGCGGTGATCTGCGGATGGAGACAACATCCAGCAAAGCTTTGCGCAGCCGCTTACAGGAGGAGGGGCACTCGGACCGAGGGAGCAGCGGGAGTGTTTCTGAGTACGAGATTCAGATAGAGGGGGACCACGAGCAAGGGGACCTGTTGGTGAGGGAGAGCCAGATCACTGAGGTGAAAGTGAAGATGGAAAAGTCCGACCGGCCCAGTTGTTCAGACAGCTCCTCCTTGGGAGACGATGGGTACCACACCGAGATGGTTGATGGGGAACAAGTTGTGGCAGTGAACGTGGGTTCCTACGGTTCTGTGCTTCAGCACGCATATTCCTATTCCCAAGCAGCCTCACGGCCAAGCAGTGTATCAGAAGCTTTTGGAAGTTTGAGTAATTCCAGCCCATCCAGATCCATGCTGAGCTGTTTCCGAGGAGGACGTGCCCGCCAAAAGCGGGCTTTGTCTGTCCATCTGCACAGTGATCTGCAGGGCTTGGTGCAGGGGTCTGACAGCGAAGCTCTGATGAATAACCCCGGGTATGAGAGCAGTCCCCGGGAGAGGAGTGCAAGAGGTCATTGGTACCCGTACAATGAGAGGTTGATCTGTATTTACTGTGGAAAGTCCTTCAACCAGAAAGGAAGTCTTGACAGGCACATGCGACTCCATATGGGAATCACCCCCTTTGTGTGCAAGTTCTGTGGGAAGAAGTACACGCGGAAGGACCAACTGGAGTACCACATCCGGGGCCACACTGATGACAAACCCTTCCGCTGTGAGATCTGCGGGAAGTGCTTTCCATTCCAGGGAACCCTCAACCAGCACCTGCGGAAAAACCACCCGGGTGTGGCCGAAGTCAGGAGTCGCATGGAGTCCCCTGAGAGAACAGATGTGTACGTGGAGCAGAAACTAGAGAATGATGCATCGGCCTCAGAGATGGCCCTAGATTCCCGGATGGAAATTCACACCGTGTCAGATGCTCCTGATTAA
- the ZBTB34 gene encoding zinc finger and BTB domain-containing protein 34 isoform X2, which yields MSVEMDSSSFIQFDVPEYSSTVLSQLNELRLQGKLCDIIVHIQGQPFRAHKAVLAASSPYFRDHSALSTMSGLSISVIKNPNVFEQLLSFCYTGRMSLQLKDVVSFLTAASFLQMQCVIDKCTQILESIHSKISVGDVDSVTVGAEETPESRNGVKDSSFFANPVEISPPYCSQVRQPTTSGDLRMETTSSKALRSRLQEEGHSDRGSSGSVSEYEIQIEGDHEQGDLLVRESQITEVKVKMEKSDRPSCSDSSSLGDDGYHTEMVDGEQVVAVNVGSYGSVLQHAYSYSQAASRPSSVSEAFGSLSNSSPSRSMLSCFRGGRARQKRALSVHLHSDLQGLVQGSDSEALMNNPGYESSPRERSARGHWYPYNERLICIYCGKSFNQKGSLDRHMRLHMGITPFVCKFCGKKYTRKDQLEYHIRGHTDDKPFRCEICGKCFPFQGTLNQHLRKNHPGVAEVRSRMESPERTDVYVEQKLENDASASEMALDSRMEIHTVSDAPD from the coding sequence ATGTCAGTAGAAATGGACAGCAGCAGTTTTATTCAGTTTGATGTGCCCGAGTACAGCAGCACTGTTCTGAGCCAGCTAAACGAACTCCGCCTGCAAGGGAAACTATGTGACATCATTGTCCACATTCAGGGTCAGCCATTCCGAGCCCACAAAGCGGTCCTCGCTGCCAGCTCCCCGTATTTCCGGGACCATTCAGCATTAAGTACCATGAGTGGCTTGTCAATATCAGTGATTAAAAATCCCAATGTGTTTGAACAGTTGCTTTCATTTTGTTACACTGGAAGAATGTCCTTGCAGTTGAAGGATGTTGTCAGTTTTCTGACTGCAGCTAGCTTTCTTCAGATGCAGTGTGTCATTGACAAGTGCACGCAGATCCTCGAGAGCATACATTCGAAAATCAGTGTTGGAGATGTTGACTCTGTTACCGTCGGTGCTGAAGAGACTCCAGAGAGTCGTAATGGAGTTAAAGACAGCAGCTTCTTTGCCAACCCAGTTGAGATTTCCCCTCCATATTGCTCTCAGGTACGGCAGCCTACCACAAGCGGTGATCTGCGGATGGAGACAACATCCAGCAAAGCTTTGCGCAGCCGCTTACAGGAGGAGGGGCACTCGGACCGAGGGAGCAGCGGGAGTGTTTCTGAGTACGAGATTCAGATAGAGGGGGACCACGAGCAAGGGGACCTGTTGGTGAGGGAGAGCCAGATCACTGAGGTGAAAGTGAAGATGGAAAAGTCCGACCGGCCCAGTTGTTCAGACAGCTCCTCCTTGGGAGACGATGGGTACCACACCGAGATGGTTGATGGGGAACAAGTTGTGGCAGTGAACGTGGGTTCCTACGGTTCTGTGCTTCAGCACGCATATTCCTATTCCCAAGCAGCCTCACGGCCAAGCAGTGTATCAGAAGCTTTTGGAAGTTTGAGTAATTCCAGCCCATCCAGATCCATGCTGAGCTGTTTCCGAGGAGGACGTGCCCGCCAAAAGCGGGCTTTGTCTGTCCATCTGCACAGTGATCTGCAGGGCTTGGTGCAGGGGTCTGACAGCGAAGCTCTGATGAATAACCCCGGGTATGAGAGCAGTCCCCGGGAGAGGAGTGCAAGAGGTCATTGGTACCCGTACAATGAGAGGTTGATCTGTATTTACTGTGGAAAGTCCTTCAACCAGAAAGGAAGTCTTGACAGGCACATGCGACTCCATATGGGAATCACCCCCTTTGTGTGCAAGTTCTGTGGGAAGAAGTACACGCGGAAGGACCAACTGGAGTACCACATCCGGGGCCACACTGATGACAAACCCTTCCGCTGTGAGATCTGCGGGAAGTGCTTTCCATTCCAGGGAACCCTCAACCAGCACCTGCGGAAAAACCACCCGGGTGTGGCCGAAGTCAGGAGTCGCATGGAGTCCCCTGAGAGAACAGATGTGTACGTGGAGCAGAAACTAGAGAATGATGCATCGGCCTCAGAGATGGCCCTAGATTCCCGGATGGAAATTCACACCGTGTCAGATGCTCCTGATTAA